A DNA window from Selenomonas sp. oral taxon 126 contains the following coding sequences:
- a CDS encoding heavy-metal-associated domain-containing protein — translation MCKECGCGLAESTTHLQFFVKGYTEENAAAVEKALLGLPGVLYVHIHTHDGETTVDYDPAKTKMTQLISTFAAHGLTAQL, via the coding sequence ATGTGTAAAGAATGTGGCTGCGGGCTCGCAGAGAGCACGACGCATTTGCAGTTTTTTGTGAAGGGCTATACGGAGGAGAATGCCGCCGCTGTGGAGAAGGCGCTCCTCGGTCTCCCGGGCGTCCTCTACGTGCATATTCATACGCATGACGGCGAGACGACGGTCGACTATGACCCGGCAAAGACGAAGATGACACAGCTCATCAGTACCTTTGCCGCGCACGGGCTCACGGCGCAGCTCTAA
- a CDS encoding protein phosphatase 2C domain-containing protein, whose translation METQETTAAAMPTAGDAQGDAAERQDPPCTEAPAQVQPSAGDEAQMPDVPPTEEGSTACAGEGGGTAPPLAQEAVDAVPETAQHAAGTAERVPPEMVQEAAETAERTAIEQTQEQQPSSAGALPAAGQGGQAEVQVLPPDAVQTAEPCAPPPERAAEASPATEQDTGTADAESPSLSDEELLAHTAALWQYRPVPADAPDPAPEYMAEEMRIGTADMVAARVRGKKHKHDGTNCDDWFAAVHVGDIAILAVSDGAGSKRLSRVGARAASEAAVGAVYTQLRALLTADPALRAAYALPMEEAAFGEACAQLVGILHEGVRAARAAVEAAFYARCGRAAYTDLLGREPVLGDLAATLLLTLAVPVPEHGELLVLSCQVGDGMTAAVNTQAPYGSAVKLLGRPDSGDFVG comes from the coding sequence ATGGAAACGCAGGAAACAACAGCTGCTGCAATGCCGACGGCGGGAGATGCACAGGGGGATGCCGCAGAACGGCAGGATCCGCCATGCACGGAGGCGCCCGCACAGGTGCAGCCGTCGGCGGGGGATGAGGCGCAGATGCCGGACGTTCCTCCCACAGAGGAGGGCAGTACGGCTTGTGCGGGGGAAGGCGGCGGGACGGCACCGCCCCTAGCGCAGGAGGCGGTGGACGCTGTACCTGAGACGGCACAGCACGCAGCAGGGACAGCGGAGCGCGTCCCGCCCGAGATGGTGCAGGAGGCGGCAGAGACGGCGGAGCGCACCGCCATAGAGCAAACGCAGGAACAGCAGCCGTCCTCTGCGGGCGCGCTGCCCGCAGCAGGGCAGGGGGGACAGGCAGAGGTGCAGGTACTGCCGCCCGATGCCGTGCAGACTGCAGAGCCGTGTGCCCCGCCGCCTGAGCGTGCTGCGGAGGCTTCCCCCGCCACGGAGCAGGATACGGGCACGGCGGATGCAGAGTCTCCGAGCCTCAGCGACGAGGAGCTGCTGGCGCATACGGCGGCACTCTGGCAGTACCGCCCCGTGCCCGCCGACGCGCCCGATCCCGCCCCCGAGTACATGGCAGAGGAGATGCGGATCGGCACGGCGGATATGGTTGCGGCGCGCGTGCGCGGCAAGAAGCACAAGCATGACGGGACGAACTGCGACGACTGGTTTGCCGCTGTGCACGTGGGGGACATCGCCATCCTCGCCGTCTCCGACGGTGCGGGGTCGAAGCGTCTCTCGCGCGTCGGTGCGCGTGCGGCATCCGAGGCTGCCGTCGGCGCGGTCTACACGCAGCTGCGCGCACTGCTGACGGCAGATCCCGCGCTGCGTGCCGCCTATGCCCTGCCGATGGAGGAAGCGGCGTTCGGAGAGGCGTGCGCGCAGCTCGTCGGCATCCTGCACGAGGGCGTGCGCGCCGCGCGCGCCGCCGTTGAGGCGGCGTTCTACGCCCGCTGCGGAAGGGCGGCATATACGGATCTGCTCGGCAGGGAGCCTGTTCTCGGCGATCTTGCGGCGACCCTCCTCCTGACGCTCGCCGTCCCCGTTCCGGAGCACGGCGAACTGCTCGTCCTCTCCTGTCAGGTCGGGGACGGCATGACCGCCGCCGTGAATACGCAGGCGCCCTACGGCAGCGCCGTGAAGCTGCTCGGCAGACCCGACAGCGGCGACTTCGTAGGCGA
- a CDS encoding Kae1-like domain-containing protein → ARVLGVALDGTGYGADGASWGGEFLAADMADYERLAHFAYIPLPGGDRAAKEPWRLALRVLHTMYGEEIALRAPKFMEEIPAGWQLLVQATAAGVNAPLTSSVGRLFDAAAALLDICRVNVYEGQAAIGLELCARRARRSGVVLPYVLEREHAPLTIDFMPVLAALADGVESLSEEERAARALDFHVTMAAAVAEVLDLLAARTGLRTVALSGGVFQNALLLEEMLARLRDFRVLLPHAAPPNDGGIAYGQAAVALARMGM, encoded by the coding sequence GGCGCGTGTCCTCGGCGTTGCGCTCGACGGGACGGGCTACGGGGCGGATGGGGCTTCGTGGGGGGGGGAGTTCCTTGCGGCGGATATGGCGGACTACGAGCGGCTCGCGCATTTTGCGTACATCCCCCTGCCGGGCGGCGACCGCGCGGCAAAAGAGCCGTGGCGGCTTGCGCTCCGGGTGCTCCACACGATGTACGGGGAGGAGATTGCCCTGCGCGCGCCGAAATTTATGGAGGAGATTCCCGCAGGTTGGCAGCTGCTCGTGCAGGCGACGGCGGCGGGGGTCAATGCCCCGCTCACGTCGAGCGTGGGGCGGCTCTTCGATGCGGCGGCGGCACTGCTCGACATTTGCCGCGTAAATGTGTACGAGGGACAGGCGGCAATCGGACTGGAACTCTGTGCGCGGCGCGCACGGAGATCGGGCGTTGTGCTGCCGTATGTGTTGGAGCGGGAGCATGCGCCGCTGACGATTGACTTTATGCCCGTGCTTGCGGCGCTTGCGGACGGGGTGGAGAGCCTCTCGGAGGAGGAGCGTGCGGCGCGTGCGCTCGACTTCCATGTGACGATGGCGGCGGCGGTCGCAGAGGTGCTGGATTTGCTCGCTGCGCGCACGGGGCTGCGGACGGTCGCGCTCTCGGGCGGCGTGTTCCAGAACGCGCTCCTCCTTGAGGAGATGCTTGCGCGCCTCAGAGACTTCCGCGTACTACTGCCGCACGCCGCCCCGCCGAACGACGGCGGGATTGCATACGGGCAGGCGGCGGTGGCACTGGCGCGGATGGGAATGTGA
- the hypD gene encoding hydrogenase formation protein HypD, whose amino-acid sequence MRSAQDTQGAAAQIIAQLRDIVAAHGQKIRLMEVCGTHTVAIFRAGLRQILPEGVELVSGPGCPVCVTADDYIDAAIAYAGMEDVIITTFGDMLKVPGTHSSLAAAQAAGADVRIVYSPLDALTVAAENPTKNVVFLAVGFETTAPTEAAAVLAAKKQGIRNFFLLSAQKLVPPVMRALLDGGETHVDGFLLPGHVAVVTGTETFAFLARDYSLPGVVGGFEPLEILRAIALLVRQIGAGEARIENAYETVVRPAGNPVARAAIERVYEPASVRWRGLGEIPASGLLMREEYAAFDFARVRPLSVGVVGDGRHGCRCGEVLRGAIVPRDCNLFGKACVPEHAVGPCMVSVEGTCAAWYKYGGGRFRYGA is encoded by the coding sequence ATGAGGAGCGCGCAGGATACGCAGGGCGCGGCGGCACAGATCATCGCACAGCTGCGGGACATCGTCGCGGCACATGGGCAGAAGATTCGCCTCATGGAGGTCTGCGGCACGCACACAGTTGCCATCTTCCGCGCGGGTCTCAGGCAGATTCTTCCCGAGGGGGTGGAGCTTGTCTCGGGGCCCGGCTGCCCCGTCTGCGTGACGGCGGACGACTACATCGACGCAGCGATTGCGTACGCGGGGATGGAGGATGTCATCATCACGACGTTCGGCGATATGCTGAAGGTGCCGGGGACGCATTCAAGTCTCGCCGCAGCACAGGCAGCGGGCGCGGATGTCCGCATCGTCTACTCGCCGCTCGACGCACTCACGGTGGCGGCGGAAAATCCAACGAAAAATGTGGTCTTCCTCGCTGTGGGCTTCGAGACGACGGCACCGACCGAGGCGGCGGCGGTGCTTGCGGCTAAGAAGCAGGGGATTCGGAACTTCTTCCTGCTCTCGGCGCAGAAGCTCGTGCCACCCGTTATGCGCGCGCTCCTCGATGGCGGGGAGACGCATGTTGACGGCTTCCTCCTGCCGGGGCACGTTGCAGTCGTGACAGGTACGGAGACGTTTGCGTTTCTTGCGCGGGACTATTCTTTGCCGGGGGTTGTGGGCGGGTTCGAGCCGCTCGAGATTCTGCGCGCAATCGCGCTGCTCGTGCGTCAGATCGGGGCGGGGGAGGCACGCATCGAGAACGCCTACGAGACGGTTGTGCGCCCTGCGGGCAATCCTGTGGCGCGCGCGGCAATCGAGCGTGTCTATGAACCTGCGTCGGTGCGCTGGCGCGGGCTGGGTGAGATTCCCGCCTCGGGGCTCCTCATGCGCGAGGAATACGCAGCATTTGACTTTGCGCGCGTGCGTCCGCTCTCTGTCGGTGTTGTGGGCGATGGGCGGCACGGCTGCCGCTGCGGCGAGGTGCTGCGCGGGGCGATTGTACCGCGTGACTGCAATCTTTTTGGCAAGGCCTGCGTCCCCGAGCACGCCGTAGGGCCGTGCATGGTGTCCGTTGAGGGGACATGCGCCGCATGGTATAAATACGGGGGAGGGAGGTTCCGCTATGGAGCATGA
- the hypF gene encoding carbamoyltransferase HypF, whose translation MTDCGHTTPGQSPASGGARERRAFRVSGIVQGVGFRPFVYRLAVQYGLGGWVLNDSAGVGIEAEGTAAALDAFADALRREAPLAASVTAVTFTDVVPQGEEDFRILESPQGAAARTLVSPDLAVCADCRREILSAADRRHGYAFTNCTNCGPRYSIIRGVPYDRPLTSMAPFQMCPACQREYDDPADRRFHAQPNACAVCGPSYRLIVDGEEAAGDALVAARQVVADGGILAVKGIGGYHLACDARSEAAVTRLRRRKRREAKALAVMAGSMETVRGLCTVSAEEERWLTSPAAPIVLLRRRVDALDAAAEEVAPGNAYLGVLLPYAPVHLLLLDSADLWVMTSANLSGEPIIYEDDIAVHGLAGIVDAILVHNREIVHRVDDSVLRMTAGGRQIVRRSRGFAPTPLALPFDGGTSVLAGGAELKNTFCLTRGWEAFLSEHIGDLMEHAVLCSYEETIAHYEHFFEVRPALLAADLHPAYLSTQYMRTRAAREGLPLVSVQHHHAHIAAVLAEHDVRARVLGVALDGTGYGADGASWGGEFLAADMADYERLA comes from the coding sequence ATGACAGATTGCGGACATACGACGCCGGGGCAGAGCCCCGCAAGCGGGGGCGCGCGGGAAAGGCGCGCCTTTCGTGTCTCAGGGATTGTGCAGGGGGTGGGATTTCGTCCCTTTGTCTATCGGCTCGCAGTGCAATACGGTCTTGGCGGCTGGGTGCTGAATGACAGCGCAGGTGTCGGGATCGAGGCGGAGGGCACGGCGGCGGCACTCGACGCATTTGCGGATGCCCTGCGTCGTGAGGCGCCGCTTGCCGCATCCGTGACGGCGGTCACGTTCACAGATGTTGTGCCGCAGGGCGAGGAGGACTTTCGCATTCTCGAAAGCCCGCAGGGGGCGGCGGCGCGCACGCTCGTCTCGCCCGATCTCGCCGTCTGCGCGGACTGTCGGCGTGAGATTCTCTCCGCCGCAGATCGGCGGCACGGCTACGCCTTTACGAACTGTACGAACTGCGGGCCGCGCTACTCCATCATTCGCGGTGTGCCCTATGACCGCCCGCTGACCTCAATGGCGCCGTTTCAGATGTGCCCCGCATGTCAAAGGGAGTATGACGACCCTGCCGACCGCCGCTTTCACGCGCAGCCGAATGCGTGCGCCGTCTGCGGTCCCTCCTATCGTCTGATTGTCGATGGGGAGGAGGCGGCGGGCGATGCGCTCGTGGCGGCACGGCAGGTGGTTGCGGACGGCGGCATCCTCGCCGTCAAGGGCATCGGAGGCTATCATCTCGCGTGCGATGCGCGGAGCGAGGCGGCGGTGACGCGCCTCAGACGGCGCAAGCGGCGCGAGGCAAAGGCGCTTGCCGTGATGGCGGGCAGCATGGAGACGGTGCGGGGGCTCTGCACGGTGTCGGCGGAGGAGGAGCGCTGGCTCACATCACCTGCCGCGCCGATTGTCCTCCTGCGTCGGCGCGTTGACGCTTTGGATGCGGCGGCAGAGGAGGTCGCGCCGGGGAACGCCTACCTCGGCGTGCTCCTGCCATATGCGCCCGTCCATCTCCTCCTGCTTGATTCTGCCGATCTCTGGGTGATGACGAGCGCAAATCTCAGCGGGGAGCCGATTATCTATGAGGATGACATTGCCGTGCATGGACTTGCGGGGATTGTGGACGCGATTCTCGTGCACAATCGGGAGATCGTACATCGCGTGGACGACTCCGTCCTGCGCATGACGGCGGGCGGGCGGCAGATTGTGCGCCGTAGCCGTGGCTTTGCACCGACGCCGCTTGCTCTGCCCTTTGATGGGGGGACATCGGTACTTGCGGGCGGGGCGGAGCTGAAGAATACCTTTTGCCTGACGCGCGGGTGGGAGGCTTTTCTGAGCGAGCACATCGGTGATCTCATGGAGCACGCCGTGCTCTGCTCTTACGAGGAGACGATTGCGCATTATGAGCACTTTTTCGAGGTGCGTCCCGCGCTGCTCGCCGCCGACCTCCATCCCGCCTATCTCTCGACGCAGTATATGCGGACGCGTGCGGCGCGCGAGGGGCTGCCGCTCGTCTCTGTGCAGCATCATCATGCGCATATTGCGGCGGTGCTCGCCGAGCACGATGTGCGGGCGCGTGTCCTCGGCGTTGCGCTCGACGGGACGGGCTACGGGGCGGATGGGGCTTCGTGGGGGGGGGAGTTCCTTGCGGCGGATATGGCGGACTACGAGCGGCTCGCG
- a CDS encoding LysR family transcriptional regulator has translation MTLVQMRYFYEVCQWQNITKAAEHLHVSQPTVTVAMQALEAETGLNLFHREGRKITVTADGAKLLGKVSYILTEVSRLDDEIRNMAHRHAKVRIAMPLQLGVVFLPHILGDFRRDHPEIELEIIETGGVSALQMVEEEKLDFALTNYTVDFSARLSYAKLFDCECTFVTRLDHPFAGRHALSITELRDEPLIMLDSNFFIDRLVQDAYGRMGEKPNVVHYSPYLHTVKNLVHAGIGSTFLARPSVLPTDNFVQIPLIDPIFINSGLVTKKGRQTFDDVRLVMSYLRGLTKQLLGGGKKGR, from the coding sequence ATGACGTTGGTACAGATGCGGTATTTCTACGAGGTCTGCCAGTGGCAGAATATCACGAAGGCGGCGGAGCATCTGCATGTCTCGCAGCCGACCGTCACGGTCGCCATGCAGGCGCTCGAGGCAGAGACGGGGCTGAACCTCTTTCACCGCGAGGGGCGCAAGATCACGGTTACGGCAGACGGCGCAAAGCTCCTCGGGAAGGTCTCCTACATCCTCACGGAGGTCTCACGCCTCGACGATGAGATCCGCAACATGGCGCATCGCCACGCAAAGGTGCGGATTGCGATGCCGCTGCAGCTCGGCGTCGTCTTCCTGCCGCACATCCTCGGCGACTTCCGCCGCGACCATCCCGAGATCGAACTCGAGATCATCGAGACGGGCGGCGTGAGCGCCCTGCAGATGGTTGAGGAGGAAAAACTCGACTTCGCACTGACGAATTACACCGTCGACTTCAGTGCGCGCCTCTCCTATGCGAAGCTCTTTGACTGCGAGTGCACCTTCGTCACGCGCCTCGACCACCCGTTTGCGGGGCGGCATGCGCTCAGCATCACGGAGCTCAGGGATGAGCCGCTCATCATGCTCGACAGCAATTTTTTCATCGACCGCCTCGTGCAGGACGCGTACGGCCGCATGGGCGAGAAGCCGAACGTCGTGCATTACTCGCCCTACCTCCACACGGTCAAGAACCTCGTCCACGCGGGCATCGGCTCGACCTTCCTCGCGCGCCCGTCCGTGCTTCCGACGGACAACTTCGTCCAGATCCCGCTCATCGACCCGATCTTCATCAACAGCGGACTCGTCACGAAGAAGGGGCGCCAGACCTTCGACGACGTGCGCCTCGTCATGAGCTACCTGCGCGGCCTGACGAAGCAGCTCCTCGGCGGGGGGAAGAAGGGGCGCTGA
- the hypB gene encoding hydrogenase nickel incorporation protein HypB, with product MKVVVKADILGKNEAAAAENAALFARHGIYALNLLGSPGCGKTSLLEQTLTALGGGLRMAVIEGDLFTTKDAARIERCGAPVVQINTSGGCHLDAAMVAAALAKLDLTALDLIVIENVGNLVCPAEFALGEDAKAVALSITEGDDKPLKYPLIFKESAVALLNKVDILPYTNFDMEAARADITALHPGVPVLAVSCRTGEGLTAWYDWLRAEVAEKKRRKESGNEEHL from the coding sequence ATGAAGGTAGTAGTAAAGGCGGACATCCTCGGGAAAAACGAGGCGGCGGCGGCGGAGAACGCGGCGCTCTTTGCACGGCATGGCATCTATGCGCTGAACCTCCTCGGCTCGCCCGGCTGCGGCAAGACCTCGCTGCTCGAGCAGACGCTTACGGCGCTCGGCGGGGGGCTGCGCATGGCGGTCATTGAGGGCGACCTCTTCACGACGAAGGACGCGGCACGCATCGAGCGCTGCGGTGCGCCCGTTGTGCAGATCAACACGAGCGGGGGCTGTCATCTGGATGCGGCGATGGTCGCGGCGGCTCTCGCAAAGCTCGATCTCACGGCGCTCGACCTCATCGTGATCGAGAACGTGGGCAACCTCGTCTGCCCCGCCGAGTTCGCGCTCGGTGAGGACGCGAAGGCGGTCGCACTCAGCATCACGGAGGGCGACGACAAGCCGCTGAAATACCCGCTGATCTTCAAGGAGTCGGCGGTCGCGCTGCTGAACAAGGTGGACATTCTGCCCTATACGAATTTCGATATGGAGGCGGCGCGCGCGGATATCACGGCGCTGCATCCCGGCGTCCCCGTCCTTGCGGTCTCGTGCCGCACAGGCGAGGGACTGACGGCGTGGTACGACTGGCTGCGCGCCGAGGTCGCGGAGAAGAAACGCAGGAAGGAGAGCGGCAATGAAGAGCATCTATGA
- a CDS encoding HypC/HybG/HupF family hydrogenase formation chaperone: MCLAVPSKVVAIQDQLASVVVSGVR, translated from the coding sequence ATGTGTTTGGCAGTTCCGTCGAAAGTCGTTGCGATACAGGATCAGCTTGCATCGGTGGTGGTGAGCGGGGTGCG
- a CDS encoding vWA domain-containing protein, translating into MADQGRRLPVYLLLDCSGSMAGEPIEAVRQGIKALLSELRGDPQALETAYLSVITFASRVQQTTKLTELMLFKEPRLEAEGCTLMGGALKLLAECVRTEVRKNTETQKGDWRPLVFLLTDGSPTDLEDFREAAAMVKTLKLGNIIACAAGADADTSYLKQVTDNVLMMNSLSAGDMAKFFAWVSGSIKMSSKSLDAAPGAAIELPPPPKGFTVVP; encoded by the coding sequence ATGGCGGATCAAGGTCGCAGACTTCCGGTATACCTGCTTTTGGATTGTTCCGGATCGATGGCGGGAGAGCCGATTGAGGCGGTACGGCAGGGCATCAAGGCACTCCTCTCGGAGCTGAGGGGCGACCCGCAGGCACTCGAGACAGCATATCTCTCGGTCATCACCTTTGCGAGCCGCGTGCAGCAGACGACGAAGCTGACGGAGCTGATGCTCTTCAAGGAGCCGCGTCTGGAGGCGGAGGGCTGCACGCTCATGGGCGGCGCACTGAAGCTCCTCGCGGAATGCGTCCGGACGGAGGTGCGCAAGAACACGGAGACACAGAAGGGCGACTGGCGTCCGCTCGTCTTCCTGCTGACCGACGGCAGCCCGACCGATCTGGAGGACTTCCGTGAGGCGGCGGCAATGGTGAAAACGCTGAAGCTCGGCAACATCATCGCCTGTGCGGCGGGGGCGGATGCCGATACGAGCTATCTGAAGCAGGTCACGGACAATGTGCTGATGATGAACAGCCTGTCCGCCGGCGATATGGCGAAGTTCTTCGCATGGGTCTCCGGCTCGATCAAGATGTCCTCCAAGAGCCTTGATGCGGCACCCGGCGCAGCAATCGAGCTGCCGCCCCCGCCGAAGGGATTCACGGTCGTTCCCTGA
- a CDS encoding HyaD/HybD family hydrogenase maturation endopeptidase, which translates to MKSIYDEIVPVAPVTVLGIGNIILRDEGFGVRAMEYLEEHYSFPQEVRLLDGGTLGPELLHFVTGTEKLLILDAVAGDAAPGTVYRFENDAVMAHFQEKMSSHEIGIQDVLAWLTVTGRAIPNVVVLGMQPYELTAGLALSPEMAAALPHFAHRAVEELVRFGVIPKERSVRRRKTA; encoded by the coding sequence ATGAAGAGCATCTATGACGAGATTGTTCCCGTCGCACCCGTGACGGTGCTCGGGATCGGCAATATCATCCTGCGTGATGAGGGCTTCGGCGTGCGCGCGATGGAGTATCTGGAGGAGCACTACTCCTTTCCGCAGGAGGTACGCCTGCTCGATGGCGGGACGCTCGGCCCCGAGCTGCTGCATTTCGTCACGGGCACGGAGAAGCTGCTCATCCTCGACGCTGTCGCGGGCGATGCGGCACCGGGGACGGTCTACCGCTTTGAAAACGATGCGGTGATGGCGCATTTTCAGGAAAAGATGTCCTCGCACGAGATCGGGATTCAGGATGTGCTCGCGTGGCTGACAGTGACGGGGCGTGCAATTCCAAACGTCGTCGTGCTCGGCATGCAGCCCTATGAGCTGACGGCGGGGCTGGCGCTCAGTCCCGAGATGGCGGCGGCACTGCCGCACTTTGCGCATCGCGCGGTGGAGGAGCTCGTGCGCTTCGGCGTCATTCCGAAGGAGCGCAGCGTGCGGCGCAGGAAGACGGCATGA
- a CDS encoding HypC/HybG/HupF family hydrogenase formation chaperone has translation MCLAVPAKVVEIQDQLASVEVSGVRRAASLMLLPEATVGDYVLVHAGFAMQIVAADEAERIEALRAEMRGAPRTVESIP, from the coding sequence ATGTGTTTGGCAGTTCCGGCGAAAGTCGTTGAGATACAGGATCAGCTTGCATCGGTGGAGGTGAGCGGGGTGCGCCGCGCGGCAAGTCTCATGCTGTTGCCCGAGGCGACGGTGGGCGACTATGTGCTCGTCCACGCGGGCTTTGCGATGCAGATCGTTGCGGCGGACGAGGCGGAGCGCATCGAGGCGCTGCGTGCGGAGATGCGCGGTGCGCCGCGCACGGTGGAGAGCATCCCATGA
- the hypE gene encoding hydrogenase expression/formation protein HypE has product MEHEVVTLAHGAGGQMSHALMEEIVLPELGNRILNTLHDGAVLPITGRAAFTTDSYVVQPHFFPGGSIGRLAVCGTVNDLAMTGAVPRWLSLAVILEEGFPIRALRRIVRDIRTAAEEAGVLIVTGDTKVVPRGCGDGIYINTAGVGEMIEGVDIAPANIKPGMDIIVSGTLGDHAATVMAARHGLTLPPEIMSDSAPLCHMTAAMLAAAPSIAVLRDPTRGGVAASLNELAAAAKVGILLEEGAIPVHPAVQGVCDLLGFDPLTLANEGKLLAFVPPEDTARVLEVMHAEPYGRSACVIGYTTAEAPGSVGIRTALGGIRVVDLPLGELVPRIC; this is encoded by the coding sequence ATGGAGCATGAGGTCGTTACGCTCGCGCACGGGGCGGGCGGGCAGATGAGTCACGCGCTGATGGAGGAGATCGTGCTGCCGGAGCTGGGCAACAGGATTCTCAATACGCTGCATGACGGCGCTGTCCTGCCGATTACGGGACGCGCGGCATTTACGACGGACTCCTACGTCGTGCAGCCGCATTTCTTCCCGGGCGGGAGCATCGGGCGGCTCGCCGTCTGCGGGACGGTCAACGACCTCGCGATGACGGGGGCAGTGCCGCGCTGGCTCTCGCTTGCCGTCATCCTCGAGGAGGGCTTTCCCATCCGGGCGCTGCGCCGCATTGTGCGCGACATCCGCACGGCGGCGGAGGAGGCGGGCGTTCTCATCGTGACGGGCGATACGAAGGTCGTGCCGCGTGGCTGCGGTGACGGCATCTATATCAATACGGCGGGCGTGGGCGAGATGATTGAGGGCGTGGACATCGCGCCCGCGAATATCAAACCGGGCATGGACATCATCGTATCGGGCACGCTCGGCGACCATGCAGCGACGGTCATGGCGGCGCGGCATGGACTCACTCTCCCGCCCGAGATCATGAGCGACAGTGCCCCCCTCTGCCATATGACGGCGGCAATGCTTGCGGCAGCGCCCTCGATTGCCGTGCTGCGCGATCCGACGCGCGGCGGCGTGGCGGCGTCACTGAACGAACTCGCGGCGGCGGCAAAGGTCGGCATCCTCCTCGAAGAGGGGGCGATCCCCGTACATCCCGCCGTGCAGGGCGTCTGCGACCTCCTCGGCTTCGACCCGCTGACGCTTGCGAACGAGGGCAAACTGCTTGCATTTGTGCCGCCCGAGGACACGGCACGCGTGCTTGAGGTGATGCACGCAGAGCCCTACGGGCGCTCGGCGTGCGTCATTGGGTACACAACGGCGGAGGCACCGGGATCGGTCGGCATCCGCACCGCGCTCGGCGGCATCCGCGTGGTCGATCTTCCGCTTGGGGAGCTTGTGCCAAGGATTTGCTGA
- a CDS encoding secretion protein HlyD, protein MFRPNKEANRTHSQSYVEDLPTRCGQKRCVKMARLNLSVLP, encoded by the coding sequence ATTTTTCGTCCGAACAAGGAGGCAAACCGGACGCATAGCCAAAGCTATGTGGAGGATTTGCCGACACGGTGCGGGCAAAAAAGATGCGTCAAGATGGCGCGGCTGAATTTATCAGTGCTTCCCTAG
- the hypA gene encoding hydrogenase maturation nickel metallochaperone HypA: protein MHEMAIAEGILDIALSHARTHAAQRIERIHLLLGELSGVETEALSLAFSSVQRGTIAENAALTWERILLTGRCHDCGRERHMRPSDYLCPDCGGGMEIIGGREMRVDYIEME, encoded by the coding sequence ATGCACGAGATGGCGATTGCCGAGGGCATCCTCGATATTGCCCTCTCTCATGCGCGCACGCATGCGGCGCAGCGGATCGAGCGCATCCATCTCCTCCTCGGGGAACTCTCGGGGGTGGAGACGGAGGCGCTTTCCCTTGCGTTCTCCTCCGTGCAGCGCGGGACGATTGCAGAGAATGCCGCACTCACATGGGAGCGCATTCTCCTGACGGGGCGCTGTCATGACTGCGGCAGAGAGCGGCACATGAGACCCTCGGACTACCTCTGCCCCGACTGCGGCGGCGGCATGGAGATCATCGGCGGGCGCGAGATGCGCGTGGACTATATAGAGATGGAATAG